The Natrinema pellirubrum DSM 15624 region AGGCGGTCGATCACGCCCGATTGGGCCATCCGTCGGACTTCTCGGTCCCGATCCGCGAGATCGATCCCGACGTCGTTGTGCTGGGTCACGACCAGCACCACGACGAGGACGAGATTGCCGGGCTGCTCGCGGCGTGGGGGATCGACTGTCGCGTCGAGCGGGCGAGCGGGCTCGAGCCGACGGGAAAGCGCCTGCACTCGAGCAGCGACATCGTCGAGCGAGTTCTCGAGCGGCGGGGAGAGAGCGATCGCCGGCCATCGCTCGAGGCCGAATCGGACGACTGAGCGGGAACGGACGACGCTACTGCGAGGAGAGCCGTGACTGAAACCGAT contains the following coding sequences:
- a CDS encoding adenylyltransferase/cytidyltransferase family protein: MTDGPSGRPTRVVAQGTFDVLHPGHVHYLEAAAAAGDELHVIVARAESVTHKPDPVLPGEQRRDAVAALEAVDHARLGHPSDFSVPIREIDPDVVVLGHDQHHDEDEIAGLLAAWGIDCRVERASGLEPTGKRLHSSSDIVERVLERRGESDRRPSLEAESDD